CAAATGGTGTTACAGGAagtgcctgcccctcccccgcactTGCCAGGGCAGGGTTGGAGGCTCATGCTGTATATAAATCAGGTTCTGGGTGTTTAATCAGTTGACTCACCTTGGGAAGGCAGGCCCGAGGACTACCTTAGGGAGGAGCCCTGCGGGGTTCCTCCAGTGTGCCTTTGAAACAAAAACCAGACTTTGTTTGAACAGGAATGTGCTTTCAAAGGTGGGGATTCAACCTTGTATTTCCTGCCCCATCAGGACCACCCTGCTTACCCCATTGATGAAATGGGGTCATGAGAAGGACCCTCACGAGGGAAGATTGATTCTGCAGTCTGGTGCAGGACGTGGCTTATGGGCAAGCAGTACCAAAAAGGCTCCAGGGTTGGGTCTGTGGCCAGGACCATCCCCAGATGGGGAGAACAGAGTCTGGTTATCTGCTGTCTTGGTCCTGGTGCTACAGATCCTTGTTGAAGGTCATCTCTTGGTACACCCCCTGACTAATGACAGGTTCCTTGAGGCTAATTGGAGGCTGAGGTTTAGCACATCGAGTTGGTGGCCGTTTCTCCACTAGTGACAGTGTCAGAAACCTTGTTACCATAGACTGTCTACCTCGGGATTGGGGAAAGGGAGGTTAACAACGAGAACTGAAATTCTGGCACGTgtggagcccagggagggaggaggaaggaactgGTATTTTCTGAGtctctaccatgtgccaggaatTGGACTTACATTAGATCACCGAATTTAAACTATAGAGTAGGCTGCTAGGAGCTTAGAACAGAGGCCAGAGGATTAGGGATAGAGATTGATTAATTGGAGTGGGGGAAGGTAGGGAGGAGGAGGCCTGTCTTACTGTCCTATAGGGAATTGAGTCATGGTAGGAAATCACTCCGATGAACTAGAACATGGGCCATGTATCCATGCAGACCTAACTCTGTTGTGCTATAGTTGTGTGACCTCATACCCTGTCTGAACCTCAGCATCCTCTCCTGTGAACAGGAGGGGAACAAGGCTGCCCTTACAGGTTCCGTGGGAGCATCACAACAACCTTGCAGAGGCTTCACAGTGCTGGGCATGCAGCAAGTGTCCTGGACTGCTGTAGTTTGGGTCTTTGGGTAGAACGACAGTAGGGGATTTGGTAGAGAGTTTAGCTTTGGAGTTGGGCACACTTGGATTTGAACGCTAGCTGGACAGCTTACCTTTTTGACATTGGGGaagtcattttccttctctgagcctcagattcaTTGCCTTTCAAATGAGAATAAGGACTCTTGTCCCGGAGTGTTGGTAGCAGTATTGAGATGACATGTGAAAGCACCTGGCACAGGGGGCGGAGACCTTGTAGGGAGTTTAATTAAATAtccattccttttcttccttactgAAGAACCTTCTGGTCTCAGGAACAGGGATGTGTCCAAAGCAGTGGTTTTGAATAATTTTgcactctctcctcctcctgaaGAAATCTGGCACTGTTTGGAGACATTTTGATTGTCCCGACTTGGGGGACGCTGCTGGGAtctagtgggcagaggccagggttGCTGCTAAATACAGTGCAGTGAGCGCACAGGACAGACTTCACGCCGGCCGTGTGGTCTGTAATGTGAAAAGCGCTGTGGTTGAGAAACCCTGACCTAGAGATGAGGGGCAGCGGTCCCCAGCCTCCACAGCATGTTCTGTAAGCTGAACCTGGGGTCCAGCCTGACGCATGCTGTGCACCCCCTGCTCCCCGGTTCTCCCCAAGCTGCTAAAGGGCCTGTATCCATCAACACCTATGGCGAATGCTTGGTAGACTGGCACTACCGAGGTAACTAAAGCAGTGACTTTTTGCCCCCGTGGACTAGGGACCCTACCCTTCCCCATCCATCCCTCGAAGATTGTGTTTGCCAGCCACGCTGGTTCGCCGAGAGAGCCGCCTCCGTTTCCCACTAAGCCGCTGAGACTCTGCATATTGCTCTGGGACGCCAAATCCGAAAACAGTGCCAAGGTAGAAGTTATCAGTGGCTGATACCAGACTGGCCCTTGCCTGGCCGAGGAGAAGGAGTTCCAAAGGCAGCAGCGACAGGGGCTGGGCTGCCTCTCCATTGTAGAAGGTGGATCGGcccggcagggggtggggagctcagTGGGTGTGGCCGTTGGGTGGTGTGGGCCCAGAACGGTCAGGATGGAACccacaggagggaggaagggacggGGCTTTGCTCCGGAGGCTCCGTTCACACGTAGGTATCGCTGCGCAACCAGGAGTAGAGACCTGATTGGGCAGAAGCCATTCCTTGTTCTATTTTTGAAGCTTTTTGGCTGAAGCCAGtgtttcagatgaggaaatgaaagttGGCTGATGTAATTCAGTTTAAAATAGGTGTCACCTTTGGGGACCTAACCCAGATTGTCATTTTCTTGTCAGTGCTGTGCATTCAGACCTCAGCAAAGAATGTGTCAGGATTGCAACTGAGGCTGAGGGAAGTGGGGATTGACTTGTATTTTGGGGAAAAACTTTTAGATTAATAAATCTCCCTTCTAGTAATAGTTGGGATGTCACAGACCCGGGTGGGTCTTGAAAGATAGCAATTTTAGGACATCTTAATTTCTTTAGCAGTGGCATCGATAAAACTTTGGATTAAGCGTTAGGAGATCTCCATTTGTGCCTTCGTCCTTCCCTTTTGAGAACGAACAAGTGGGAGGGCCAGCCTCGCATCAGCGTGGTGAGGAGCCCCAGGGCAGACCCGGTGCCTAGGACCGAGCAGGTGCCAGTGGGCTCAGTCAGCCTCTATCGCGGGTCACCCCGAGAGGGCACTTGCTCTGCTCCTGCCTTctagggtgggagggaaggagtgtCCAAATGCGTTTTGGGGGCGGCAGAAGGAGGGGCCTTGCACAGTAGGGGGGCCCTCTGCTCTAGGTGTGGCTCTGGGGAGCTACAGGCTGCTCTCTCACTGGGCTCTGGCCACACCTGACATCTGCAGTGGGGCGCAGGGGAGGGGGCACGTGGATGTcgtttgagtcctctctctcaaGCTGTTTTTGAAATGAGTTTGTTAAGAAAAGCGTGGGCATGCTTGAGCTGAACCGTCCTTAACCGGTGGTGATGCACAGGGGACATGCTTCGGGCCTTCCACGCTGCCTTGCGGAACTCTCCCGTCAACACCAAGAATCAGGCCGTGAAGGTAAAGGGGGTGCAGCTGTGGCTTTGCCGGGTGCTGCCGGGCCCAGGGCGGTGACCGTGACTGACTGTGTCCCCAGCTGAGTGAGGGCTCCGCGGGGCTCCACACAGGCGTCTGTTGTGCGTCCGCCTCAGCGAGGCTCTCCTGAGGGAGTGAGTTGGCGCTGGGCAGTGCTTCCATGGCAGCCTCCTGGCACTCCTGCCATCAGGCCTGTCTGCCTTTATAGTAGAGGCTCCCCAAAGAATCGGTCACGCCTCCCCAGGGCTTCCTGGGGCGAGAAGTCGACCCAGCCCTTGCTGCTTAGCAAAACTATAGATTAGCTTGCCCCGTGGGACTTAGCAGTGGTTTGGCTTTCAAGGTTGTCGAATAGGCTTTACTTGCCTAAGGATATTTAGTGCTTTTATGATTTCCTGCCTTTTCAAAAGTTGAGAAGATACGATCACGACTGTTTAGAAGCTGTCGAAAGTTTGCTCCAGGGAAAGGGCTCTCTCTGAAGCGGGGGTTTTGCTGTCTTGTGATAGCATCTTGGCGTAAGCCACGGCTGCCGCTCTCAGGTGGAGGGGAGCGGCCCCCCTTACTGGGGTGAATGCGGAGGGGAGCTGCAGCTCTTCTTGGACCTGTTAACAAAATCGACCTCCACGGTTGGGATCTTGGGGAGCCTGAGCCTCGCAGGTGTCCTCAGGAGCAGGGACGCTTCTCTCCCGTAGACCACTTACTCTCCCCCAGAGAAGGAATAACTTACGGCCACTTAACGCCGTAACCGTCCCAGACAAACGAGAAACGGGGCAGCGTTTCTAAGAGTTCTGACCACTGGGTTCGGCCTTTCTGTGCCTGTCTGGGAGGACGTGGGTGCGCCTGGGCTTAGGCTCCGGGCGTCACTCCCTTTCTGTGTGCTTCACAGGAACGAGCCCAGGGCGTGGTGCTGAAAGTGCTCACGAACTTTAAGAGCAGTGAAATTGAGCAGGCCGTCCAGTCGCTGGACAGAAATGGCATTGACTTGCTAATGAAGTACATTTATAAAGGCTTTGAGAAGCCCACAGAAAACAGCAGCGCAGTGTTACTCCAGTGGCATGAAAAGGTACGTGAGCACACTGCCCGCACAGGTGGCCTGTGCCCGCCTGGCCCCTGCCCCGGGGTTCACGTCAGGAGGCCAGAGGTTCCGAGACAGACACAGGACAGTGCGCTAGGCGTTGGAGAGTAAGGGGCTACACCTTAAACAACCAGGGACGTCTGGTCGCTTCTCCCGTGGCAGCACCTGGTAGGGGTTCACTGGTTCTGGGAGTTCCAATTGCTTTAGCTGCTGATTTGTGCCAGGCATGTCCTGGGGACAGGTGACGTGGCATGGTGAGACAGACAGGGAGTCccaggtgggagggaggcagcttCTCTGTGGTGGTGGGTGGCGGGGGCATGGCAGGTCACAGGAGTGGAACGCAGGCTGAGCCCTCCAGTGGACTCTCAGGGCTTCCTGCTCTGGCCTCGGCCTCACCAGGTCAGAGGGGGCAGTGGCAGAAACCTGGATGTTCACTGAATAGGGCTTTCAGCCACCGGAGGCGCGAAGAGCTGTGCCTGTCCTCTGCTCAGGTCGGTACAAGAGCAAGGCCTTTCATCCAGCCAGCTTCCCCCTTGTGGAGCTACGGGGAGTTGCTCGTCACGATCGCACGCCAGGCTACTGCTGACGCCATGCCCTTCCCCAGAGGCTCTGTTGAGTTCGGAGGGGTCAGCCGCTTGGGCAGCCTCGGTGCTGGGCTGCAGTGGCCTTTGGTCGTGTTGCTGGGCATGCTGGGCCTGCTCAGCCAGAAGGTGACtagggcttggggagggggtggtggctgTGCTACTTAGGGACTGAGCAAGCCGTGTGCCTGTTGTGGAGGCCAGGCACTTTGGTCCCTTTAAGGTGACTTGGTGTTGAGCCCTGTTGGCATTTCTAAGGAGGGCTCGGGGAGGCAGCTGTGATGGGTCCCATGTCCCCCAGCAAGCCGGGCTCCCCCTGGGTCAGCCAGGTCTCATTtgactcctttccttttcctgccccCACAGGCCTTAGCAGTAGGAGGACTAGGCTCCATTATAAGAGTTCTTACAGCAAGaaagactgtttaaaaaaataaaaggactcaTGTTACCTTGAGAAGAATTTTGGATGCACAGGCTGACGAAGAAGGGATTGCCAGTGGACCATCTTCTTAGGAACTTCCAACTAAAGTATTTCAGGACGTGCATCCGCtgaagtgtattttattttcaaggtgGAGGGAGAACTCGTCTGTTTCCTAAATCCTTTGCAGGATCTGATAGTCTATGCCTTTGTCCACGAGTAACACAGAACTGACGTAACTGTCTACCAGAGCGGCTGGCCGGCGTTGGTCGGGTGTACCTGTGTGCTCTGCCTGTTTCACGTGGGGGAGGGACGATCTAGGCAGGTACAGATCCAAGGGCTGTGGTCAAAGGGAGAGCTTGTTTTTTTGAAGTAGTAAAACTTCGAGGGTTTGTACAGACGCCCCGTCTCCCCAGAGAAGACGGGCTCTCTTGGATTCATTGTAAAGTGCCTGCTGCATCAATAAAGCTCTTGGCTTATTAGTATGTACTTTGCGGTGTGTTTCATGTATGTAAAGTGAGTACGGAATGGGACGGTAATGAATGAGACTGATGTGGGGGTGGGCGTGCCCCGCAGAGCCGGTCCTGGGGAGTGAGCGTGGCGTCCGGCCCTCTTGCTGCCGCAGTACCTCCGGCCTGGGCTCCGTGCTGCGGGCTACTGTGGGACAGAGTTTGGCGGACAACTATTTATTGGTTTTACTCCTTTGATTTGTATGTAATTTTGAAGCTTATTTAATAAAGTACCAAACATTCAATCATTGATCTAGGCTTTTAAAGTCTTTAGTTTGTGTGACTACATGTGGAATCTTGGGCGCGTGCCCCGGAAGGGCCTGGTCACCATCTCCTGACACTGGCTGGGGCTCTGTGGCAGGAACACCCTTACCAAAATGACgacaaatttttttcaaaggattaAAAGCCAGAAACAGGTACCATCAGCCTATAGATACAAAAGGAACATTTTGTTCCCATAACCACTAACAGCCAGCTGCTTTGAAGAGCAGGATGTGTTTGTAACCTTCTAAGCACATGGAACCGCAGTCTGCATTCTGTTAAGGGACCCCACTGATGTGGTTCTCGGAGAGAAGACCTTGACCAAAGGGACACAATCCTTCCAATTCATCTGCAGAACCTCCACCATTCCTGAGAGGTAGGACTAGGCTGCTGCCTTCATTAAGTCACATATATTTACCTAAATCCGGGGTGGGAGTGCTTTCTGAAAGACAAATGTTCTATAGCCATCTCCCCTCGCTCCCCTTTCTGTACTTACAGCAACAGCCAGATGCAAGAGACGCACTTGGGAACGTAAGGGGAAAGGACACAGAGCTTCCATGCTCTCCAAGCTCGCTGCTCTCCCCACACCTCTGCTCACCAAACTGGAAGGTCTGTTCCATAGTCCAGGAAATTCGCCTCGGAGACACAAAGCACTAAAATTTCCTTAGTCAAATACTGATACACCAGACTATCAAGCAAAACCCACTGAAGCTGCATCCAGATTAAAGAGCTTTAATCAAAAAGTGACACCACAAATGAATTTTCTACAGCAGTCTTAGATAGTACAAGTCCTATTTACAACATGGAGAGCGATCCAACTCCGATGCTCATATAAAGGGCTATACACACTGTATCACAGAACGTTTTATACAAGTAAAAGTGCATTGAATCACTTGGAATATTTACTCCACTCTTCCTCTTAAAGCTGAAGGAGATTCGACATGCAGGAGGAAAGCCTACTCAGAATGAAGCCTCCCTTAGCTAGTCCAGGCCGAGTGAAAGCTGCGGGGGGCCTGTGGGCAGGGAGGCCACAGCGTAGTCAACAGGGGACCCCCTGCGCTGACGCTGTCTCGGAGCCGCTGGCAAGCCCTGAGCCACCCAACGTGGGGAGACTCCTGGAACAGCTGGAGAGGCCACCTCTTACCACAGTTACAGAACAGAAGCAATTCCCGTCTTGTGTCCCCAccagataaaggaaaaataatattctaaacaAAGGAAAGCCATCTGCAGGGAGGAGCCACGGGAGGAGGTAGGTGACTGGAGACCAGGAGGGGTGGTAGAGAGCTGAGCTGGGAGGACGGTGACGCTGCCCTTGCTGGGTACTTCCGGGTCTGCGGACATGTAGTACATTTACTTGGCAAATCCCTGTTTTCCTGTGAGATTATATTTTACGTATTTTAACCGTATGCATTTTTGAGAAACGTAACTTTACATCATTggctaactgaaaataaatttaggagCTCCTGTTATAACTCAGCTTTTTATTTAACCAGTGAAACTTGCATCAAACGAAATCAGTTAGCAGGCTCTTGGGAGTCCGTACTGTGGATTATCCAGTGCAAGCGCGTTCCCCTTTCCTTAGTAAGAGAACAAGTTTTCATGGGTCCCTGCCAGAGCCACTGGCATGCTGTCACGCACTATGGCCAGTGGGGGGGCTGTCTGGAGTCCGGAATGTAGTGTTGGCTTAAATATGCAGAGgtaggggcaggggctggggggagagggggtggctcCACATACAAGGCGATGTTTTGGTCGAGGATGGAGGGGACCACAACTGACTTCCCCTGAATGGAGCAGACGGTCCTTAACCGCAGCAAACGGGATTAGCATTTGCTCAGTCTTACAACAGGtaattaaaagcaaagcaaacgAAATACCACCACTGCTtcagagggaagcagagactACAGAATGCTAGTGAAATTAAAAAAGGGAGAGGCGTCCCAGTCCTAGAAATAGTTTCCTCTTGATGCTCTGATTTGCCTTCAAGAACACCAGTTAAATGGATTTTATAATACAGAGACATGTTTATAATAGCGAAGAACTTTAGctataaaaaatagtttaaaatggtTTACCAGCAACCTATCCAAGACAAGTACATTCATTAAAAAGGCAATTGAGTGTATTTGGTACTAAGGATCTTTTTTATAGATTTGCTAGTTCTCCTCAGTAAGGTGAGATACTGTCAGTTGCATATGCAGGAGTCCACACTGGCCCCAGAGTACCTTAGAGATGTGCACGCCTAAAGCTCTGGGTGGTTTGGGAAACAAGGtgaaataatgttttcttgaGAGGAAGGGTTAAAAAGCCTCTTCTAGCTCATCCGACCCCAAACATGCTAACCGGGAAAGCCCAGCCCAGCGAGCTGCTGTGTGCGGCAGAAGCAGGCGGGGCAGGCCCGCGACCACCACTCCGACCGGCCACCTTCACGCCCAGAGCCATCTCCGTGGGCTGGACCCGGCCTCCTCCCTGCCCGAGGCGGCCGCTGCAGCTTCAAGCGCGAGTGCGGACACTCGGCGGGCTCCGGCGCAGGCGGGCAGCGGCCAGAGCTGGGATGCGAGCAGCGCTGGGGAGATGTGGGGCGTGCCAGGACCCTCCGGCTCGGTGAGCGCAAGGACACTGGTCAGCCAGCTCCGAGGCTCGGGTCAGTCTGCCGGGAAGGCGGCCTTAAGTCTTGTAAACAATGTTTTGACGCTTGTACAAAATACTGCAGTTACAGTGATTAAAAACCCAGCCGGACTGGTGTGTCAGTGTTCTTTTCACAGAAAAAGTGTCATCGCGTGGCGCTCCGCCTGTCGGTACCTCCATCTAGGACCAGGGTATCCGAGGGTTGGAGATGGAGGGTCGGATGCTGCCCTTGGGGGCTGGCTTGGACCCAAACCACGACATCTGTGTTTGAAACAGAAAGGGCTCGAGGTGAGCACCGGGGTGAGGTGCAGAGGAAGCCCGAAGGCCGCCCTGTGGACCCCCCCATGCCCTGTGACGCCTGCCATGAGCTCGCGGTGAAGACGCTGCTTGCACTGACTGGTCTGCGGGGCCCCGAGCCTGTTCTGAGGACGCGAGGGGAGCCGGAGAACATGGACTTGACCAGAAGCAGGTGACGGAACCGGAGGTAATTCTGtcttgaaatgtatttttgttctaTCCCTTCGGCACATACCTTctgaatattgtatttttttttttaagtctggatGCCAGGCCAGACCTGGGGCTGTGGATGTCAGATGCGTCAGTGACAGTGTCCGGGACAGCCCCAGGCCTGTTGGCGGGGCGCAGCGGGGCCATGCGCGCGCAGGAATCGAGTGCATCCTCAGAGGAGCTCGCGGCCCCCGCCAGCACCGGGCTGTAACTCCAGTTTCTACGAGCCCGCGGAGACCTACCTTATACTCCAGGGTTTCTTTGAGCATGTTCTCTTCCTCTTGTGAGAAGTTCAGCAACACTGACACAGCTTTTATAAGGTGAAAAGCCTGGAACCAAGAAAGTTTTGCTGCCATGGGCCCTGGTGGAGGCAGAGCGGGGTGGTTGGGGGCCCTAAATGGCAGCGCTTCCCAGGTCCACTCCCGCCAGCTTTGCTTAGGGCCAAGTTGGGCTTTCTCCAGTCTGACCACAATGACCCGTTCTTCTCCCCTCCAAGTTTTCCTCCGGGAGCTGGCACGATCCCCAGGACATCCCTGCAGCCGCAGCCCTGCTCTTCAGCAGGTGCAGGAATGTGGGGCCGCTTCAGCTCCCGGGACTCCGCACCCAACCCCCCTCGGCCCCCCAGTGCGCGCTGCAGTCAGCGGGTCACGGCCAGCCGGAGAAAGCACGAGCCATCCACAGTGGCGGGCAAATCAGaatgtgggagaggaagaaagaaacggACTTGGGGGAGGCCACGCGAGGCTCGGACCAATGAGCCGGGCACTCCGTACCCCACAGGCGACTCAGAAGCCCTCTACCTCAGATTCCCGACAGGACATGAATTTCAGAACCACGTGCTTCAGGTATTCAAAGTTGATCTCGCGGGCATCAGTCAGGTCTGCGTTGTTCGTGACAGAAGGAGCCATGTTTGGCATCTCGGGGCCAGGCTTGTCCCGGACTTCAAAGAGCTCGTTGTCGGGTCTGATTTTCTGAAAACCCAAAGGAAAGATGCTACACTGAACCCCCGAGTCAGGTGTGAAAACCCCCCGGGAGAGCCCGGGGCCCACGCGGCGGCCACGGGCCGTTCCTTTACCGGGCCCGGCGCGGGGCGGCATGACAGGGCCCCCGGGGGCAGGGAGTGCCTTCTGGGCCCAAGGAAGGCTTGGCCCCTCCAGGAGGGGTGGCCGCTGATGAAGAAGAGGTCATCAGGGTAAGTTCAGACATTTCCCTTACCCGGGTCAGGACACCTCTTGCCCACAGTCCCACAGCTACTTGGCAGAGGCCTGTTCAAGCTGGCAGGGCCGTTGTCCCACCAGCCAACGTCTGGCTTTCCAAAAGCCTCTTGCCATCAGTGGGGATGGGTGGGCTTCAACAGGCATGAGGCAGAAGAGGGGCACTTACCAGTTCCTTTTGGAGAGTCTTTCTGAGTTCCAGCATCCTCTGCTGCATCTGCTTTATGGTCTGAGACAAAGCCCCGCCCCCACAAGACACCATTCGTTAAATGCACATGTCGCCATTCTTCAAGTGCAAAGGACAACAGAACAGCCAGCTGCTGCCTTGGGGCCCCATGTATCTGTTCTAAGACCCTGCCCTGTCTCCCAAGACGCACCTGCAGGCCTGGGACTCTTCCCCGGCTGTTCTGCATGCACATGCTCACCACGCCCCACAAAGGCCACTGTCATACCCCCTCTGCAGAGCACTCAGGCTGCAGGGCTGCCCTAGCCTCCTCACAGAGCCTCGGCCCACCGGATGGTTTCCGGTGCCTGCCTCTGGAGGGAGTGCAGCTGGAAACCCCTCTGGAcagaacattttgttctttttttttttttttttttttaaataagattatttatttatttgacagagatcacaagtaggcagagaggcaggcagagagacaggaggaagcaggctccccgccgagcagagagccagatgcggggctcgatcccaggaccctgggatcatgagctgaaggcagaggtccaacccactgagccacccaggcaccccagaacattTTGTTCTTCAGAATTATAATTCCGTGCCATGATCCCACATCACTGCTCtcctgaaatataatttttatgcttatttttaacaGTGTAACAGATCATAGTTTTTTTGTCCTTAtctgttctttaaattttctttttaatgaatttaattagTGTCAAGCCTTAAGTGTAATTTGTTACACACTCCACTGATCACTAGGCTAACCTGTTTTCCCAATGAAAGCACTTACTGTATAATAGCAatacaagaaaaaatgttaacCCAAGTCTCACAACTGTAACATCAACATTAGTTTTTCCTGTGGATTTCTAGTCTATGTCACCAATCTTGGGGTGAGTAGCTAGAATTtcgtttctgttttttaaaaaatttatttatttttgatagagaaagggaaagagagaatcaatgagttggggggaggggcagagggagcagcaaaccccctgggatcatgacctgggcccaaggcagatgcttaactgactgagccacccaggcaccccagtagctAGAATTTTGAATAGTgtttttcatttatcagttttcaCACCTTtccacagttttcctttttttttttggtaagttctatgcccaatgtggggcttgaactcaaccctgagatcaacagtcacatggtCCACCAACTAAACCTGTCAGGTGTCCCttcaattttaactttaaatgtgATAGTAACTCTAGGGGATGCCCCATGTCTTAGAGTGGGGCTGAGACtccacttttttttgttttttaaagattttagttatttatgagaccaatgtgggacttgattgcATGATCTATAccaaaggcaatcacttaacccactgagccaccgaggcgccctgaACCTCCACTTTTAAAGCGGTGGTCAGCTCTGCTTTCTCCAGAGGTATGTCCACAGTCTCTGCACAGAGTGAGATGGCTCTGTGAGAGGCTCAGCTTCTGTCAAGCACATTAAATGGCTCCAAACACCCTATTTTATAAATGGTAATGTGCTGTTTCAGTCTGTTATTCTCTTGGCTAACCAAGAGCCTGGGCACTCATTTCAAAGTACATTTGCTATTTTATGTTACCTTATTTTCTAGGCTTTTGGCTCATGAACTAATTCAACTAACAAATACCGACTGAGTCCCTACTATTAGTGGCAGACACCTACCTGGAGGCTGGgaaaaaacaataaggaaaacaagaaaaacgTCTGCTCTCAGGAGGGAAAAGTGCCAATAACCAGTATTTAGTACATCAGAAGGTATTAAGAAGcatggagagaaagagtgaggtaAGGGGACAGGAGGTTCTTCTGGTGGTGAGGGCTGCCAAGGGTAGCACGGAAGATGCCTTGACAAAATGACACCATAAAGGAAGTAAGGGAATCGCAGGAAAAATCTTCCAGACAGAAGGCTCagaaagtgcaaaggccctgaggcaggagggtgCTTAACATTCACAGAAAGGCAAGGCCACTATAGCTGAGAGGGAGTGCTGGGGATGGCAGAAGGGGTGCAGTAAAAGGAGTACTAAGGGGCCAAACCGCACAGGGCTTAGTGGGCCACTGCAAAGACTAGGCTTTAATAGAGGAAGTCATCAGAGGGATGGAATTGTGGGGTGATAGGGAAACCAGTTAGAAGCCCAACACCAGCCTGGAGGGGAGAGACCATGGTAACCTGACCTTGGGTGGCAGCAGTGGGGGGTATGGGGAGCAGCT
This DNA window, taken from Lutra lutra chromosome 13, mLutLut1.2, whole genome shotgun sequence, encodes the following:
- the ARPC5L gene encoding actin-related protein 2/3 complex subunit 5-like protein; its protein translation is MARNTLSSRFRRVDIDEFDENKFVDEQEEAAAAAGEPGPDPSEVDGLLRQGDMLRAFHAALRNSPVNTKNQAVKERAQGVVLKVLTNFKSSEIEQAVQSLDRNGIDLLMKYIYKGFEKPTENSSAVLLQWHEKALAVGGLGSIIRVLTARKTV